The Leptolyngbya sp. CCY15150 nucleotide sequence TCCTCGCCCGTGCGATCGCCCCGCCTTAACGTTAACCATTGTCTCCAGCCCCGAACCATCATCCACAATTCGCAGGATATTCGAGCGGGTTCCTGGCTTACATTCCACCTGCAGGTGTCGTACGCCAGTTGCATGCTTACCGACATTACAAAGCGCTTCTTCCAAGAAACGGCAAAGCCCTCGCTTTTGCTCTTCCGTCAACCGTCGATTATCCACATTCTCAAAGGTCGTGAGCTTGATTTTGAGAGTCTTAAAGTTTGGAAAGTCACGGGTTAAGGTGTGATGATACACTTCATAGAGCAGCTCATGGATGGGATCTTGTAAGTTAAGCTGTAGACCACTGGTTAAGTAAAAATTAGCATTATCTGAACGGCTTTCTTGGCGAACAGCCTCGTAAACATCCCGCAGTTCTTGATTCAGATGTTGGAGATTGGCATAGACGGTCGGCGATCGCTGCTCTTGATCTCCATAGTCTTGCAGCAGTTTAGCTAAGGTTTGCAGTGGGCCGTTATGGATGGCATCGAAGGTCTGTTCAATCACAAGCTGTCGTTCCTGCAGTCTTGCCCTTAGGGTTTGTTCATGCAGATAAAATAAAGAGGCGGTTAATCCTGCACTGTTGATCATCAGCGCTAATAAAGCTGGCGTGAGAGGAACCCACCATCCGACTAGGAGGAGTCCATAGGCACAGCTCACAAGCAGGAGGCTGGTGATTCCTAGACCAAGTATCAGTTTAACCGGTGATGGAATAATTCGCCCTAGGCTGATGCCTAAGAGCCCCCAAGCAATAATCCACACATAGTCCCATCCCTCTGCCCAAGATTGCAGTAAGGGGCGATTGTCCAACACGGCACTGACCAGTTGACTCAGGGCATGAGCATGCATTTCAACGCCATAATGAAGACCAGGGTTACGGCTAGCTAGGGCAGAGGAACTTAGGTAGTCGCCAACGCTGGGGGTAGTCATCCCAATCAGGACGATGCGATCGCGAATCCAGTCGTCCGGCACCTCTCCAGCTTGAATAGCTCGGAGTGACACAATCCGAAATGGCTGCTCTCCATTACGAAAGTTCATGAAAATTTGATTGCCGCCGGCAGGGTCTTGAATATATCCTCCAGAGTTAGGATGAAATCTTGTCAGCTCCACTGTGCCAAACTGCATGGCTTCTGGGTCGCGATCGCCATTGGTCAGCGTAATATTCTGGCGTTCTAAGTATTGTCGGGCAAGCTGAATGGTGAACGAGAATTTAAACTGGTCGTCTGGATCATGGGTCGCGAGTAAGCTCCGCCGCAGTTTTCCATCGGAATCTAGAACAACATCAACAAAGCCTATTTGGTCTGGAGGTAGGGCCGGGGGAGGATGAACGGCAGGCATCACCCCATCGCCTGGCTCTGTCGGTTGAAGAGAGGAGGCATCACGAGCCGAGAAAATTTTCTCGATGCCGATGATGTGGGGCATGGTTTCAAACAGAGCCGTGAGCTGGTCATGACCTGGCTCAACGGGTAAGTCACGATAAATATCGATGCCGATGACAGCAGGCTGCGATCGCTCTAGGGTAATCAGTAAATCAGCCAGAACGTTATCAGGAACTGGGTAAGTGCCGATGGCTCGCACGTCGTCTTCATCAATGCCAACGATAAGAATCCGTTCATCGGTGGGTTCTGCTGGGCGCGATCGCAGCATAGCATCGAGGGCCATCATTTCTGTAGATTGCAGCAACCCCATCCACCGAGCTCCCACAACCAGCGCAATCACCATCAACCCTGGCAATGCGCCCACTCGCCAAATGCCAGCTTCTCTCTGAAT carries:
- a CDS encoding CHASE2 domain-containing protein; translation: MVRLSLGLWHCIQREAGIWRVGALPGLMVIALVVGARWMGLLQSTEMMALDAMLRSRPAEPTDERILIVGIDEDDVRAIGTYPVPDNVLADLLITLERSQPAVIGIDIYRDLPVEPGHDQLTALFETMPHIIGIEKIFSARDASSLQPTEPGDGVMPAVHPPPALPPDQIGFVDVVLDSDGKLRRSLLATHDPDDQFKFSFTIQLARQYLERQNITLTNGDRDPEAMQFGTVELTRFHPNSGGYIQDPAGGNQIFMNFRNGEQPFRIVSLRAIQAGEVPDDWIRDRIVLIGMTTPSVGDYLSSSALASRNPGLHYGVEMHAHALSQLVSAVLDNRPLLQSWAEGWDYVWIIAWGLLGISLGRIIPSPVKLILGLGITSLLLVSCAYGLLLVGWWVPLTPALLALMINSAGLTASLFYLHEQTLRARLQERQLVIEQTFDAIHNGPLQTLAKLLQDYGDQEQRSPTVYANLQHLNQELRDVYEAVRQESRSDNANFYLTSGLQLNLQDPIHELLYEVYHHTLTRDFPNFKTLKIKLTTFENVDNRRLTEEQKRGLCRFLEEALCNVGKHATGVRHLQVECKPGTRSNILRIVDDGSGLETMVNVKAGRSHGRGTQQAKSLAHQLSGSFQRRPNHPHGTICELTWPMTQAWFWRF